The Chloroflexota bacterium sequence AAAACCAATCTACATCGGAAACGACTTTGTTGGTAAAATTCAGGCATGGAAGTGCAAATCGCAGTCTCTAAAGTTAAAAAATATGCCACCTCGACCAGCGGCGACACCGTGGAAGTTATCGAGCGTCCCAATGGCGGGGTATCGGTTGTGATGGCGGATGGACAAAGCTCTGGCAAAGGGGCCAAGTGGGTTTCATCGTTTGTTGTGCGTAAAATCATTTCGCTGCTGGCCGAGGGCGTGCGTGATGGAGCCGCAGCCCGCGCCGCAGCCGACGCGCTGCATACAGAGCGCGGCGGAAAGGTTTCGGCCACGCTCAATATTCTTTCTGCCGATCTGATGAGCAATACGCTGGTTTGCACCCGCAACAATCCGGCCCCCATTCTACTGGCACGCGATGAAGAAATTACAATCCTCAACGAAGAAAGCGAGTCGATCGGATTTTATCGCAACACACGCCCAGTGATTACGCAGGTAGAACTCAAGCCCGGCCTCACCGTGGTCATCTTTACCGATGGCATCACCCACGCCGGTTCGCGCGATGGCCGTTCCATGGACGCGGTAACTTGCCTGCAATCCACACTGGATAACGACGAAGACCCCTCTCCCCAATTTGTCGCCGACACACTGCTCAAACACGCGCTAAAGCTGGATAATGGCCGCCCGGTAGATGATATTAGCGTGGTCGCTCTCCGCGTTGTATCAACCCCTGACGAGGCCACCCATGACAGCAGCGTCATGATTCGACGCATGACAGTGCGTTTGCCACTCGGGCCATGAGGTGGCGCTCAAAATCCTTGCTGGGTCGAAGATTACGCGCGGGCTTGCGCGATAGCTGGCTGCTTTTTCGTCAGTTCCAATGGCCGCTGGCCTTATTCATCGCAACCATTTATGGTGGGGGATTGTTTTATCAATATCTAGCGCGCATGGCCGACGAACCCATCGGAGATGTGGCTGCCGCCGCTTATCATATCCTCACCCTGGTTTTCCTGAATCCGGTAATCAATTTCCCTCAAAGCTGGTATTTACAGATTTTCTATTTTCTGATGCCCGTCGTTGGTATTGGCATACTGGCGCAAGGCGTGGCTGATTTTGGCGTACTTTTTTTCAATCGCCGCGCCCGCGGCAAGGAGTGGGAAATGGCTGTTGCATCCACATTCAACCGTCATGTTGTTTTAGTAGGCTTGGGTCATTTAGGTGTTCGCGTGGCACAGCATTTGCATTCGCTGGGGCGCGACGTGGTGGTGATTGATCTCAGCCCCAAGGCCGACCTTGTCAATCGCGTGCGCGACCTTGGCATCCCTGTGCTGATAGACGACAGTACCCGCGAAATCGCGCTGGAAGCTGCCGGGGTTGCCAAAGCCAAAGCGATCATTCTCTGCACACGACAAGACGGCCTGAACCTGCAAACTGCCATGAAAGCGCGTCGCCTGAATCCAGATATCCGTGTGGTGGTACGCATTTTCGACGATGAATTTGCCCATGAACTTAAAGAGCAGTTTGGCTTTCAGGCTATCAGTACCTCGGCTACGGCCTCGCCAATTTTTGCCGCCACCGCCGCGGGCGTGGATATGACCCGTCCCATCACCGTAGAAGGCCAGTCGCTTTGTCTTGCCAGTCTACAAGTTACAGAACAATCAACCCTCAACGGCTTGAGTGTTGAGGCTATCGAGCGCGATTATGATGTCAGTGTCGTATTATTGCGCCGCCAAAACGAGGCGCCCGATTATCACCCTGGCCCCGAGCGACGTATCAAGGCGGCTGATGCGCTGGCTATCCTCGGGGGAGCCAGCGAAATCAGCCGCGCGTCACAAGACAACGGCCAAATCTAAGGCGCTCTATCCTGCAAATATTGATTCGCGGTTGCGGCAGCCCGAATACTCGCCACCAGCGCAGATATGGATACAAAAAATATACGAATTGGAATCGTAGGAGCTTGCGGCTCTGGAAAATCGGAACTGGCCCGCCGATTGAAAGCACGCGGTTTCAGCGTGCGCCACATTGCCCAGGAACACTCTTTTGCCCCCAATATGTGGCAGCACATCACAAATCCCGATATCCTGATTTTCCTCGAAGTATCTTACCTTATTACAATGGCGCGTAAAAATTTCAACTGGACCGAAAGGGAATACCAACAGCAAATCGAACGCCTTGCGCATGCCCATCAACACGCCGATCTGCACATCGACACCAACGCTCTGACCCCGGAGGAAGTTCTGGCACGCGTATTAGATTTTCTGGAATAATTGCGGTATTCCAATAGTATTTTCCAAATGTCATTTCGAGCCAGCGGCGAGAAAACCCTACAAAACTGGATATTTCAATCAAGTTTTCAGGGATTCTTCGACCCCTATGGGCTCTCAGAATGACATTCGCCCCTGGCTTCCTCATAGAAAACTAGTGTTCAGGGCCATATTCCCCACATCATATCCTGCAAAAAGAGTAGAATCACCCCACTGGCAACCAAAAAGGGGCCATACGGAATTGCCGCAAACGCCCGGTAACGCCGTTCCACAATCAACATTCCCACCAAATACAGCAAACTGAATACGCCGCCCAGCAAAATTGCCAGCACCAAACCACCAATAATCCCCGGCCAACCCAAAAGCAAGCCCAAAATCCCAGCCAGATTCACATCGCCAAAGCCCAGAGCCACCTCTTCCAGGGTTTCACCGCGCAGACGCGCCATCCATTTGGCAAACAGGTCGCCGAAGAAATATAAACCCAACATCAGAGAAAAACCAGCCGCGCCACCGAGCAAAGTAGCCACTAAGCCGCGCCACCAAATACCAAACCCCAAGCCCATAAACGCGCCTACCCAACTCACTGGATGCAAAATCAACCGATGCTCCACATCGATCACCGTCACCACGCCGAAGAAAATCATCAAGGCCATGCCCACCCCATAAGGCATCCCCTCGGGCGGCGCAATCCCCAGCCCAATACTGATCCCCGCAAACACACTATTTACTAGAAAATAACGAACACGCCATCGGCTACATTGCGGGCAACGCTGCAACCCTGAAAAATATGCGCCCCATTGCTTTGGCAACACACAGGCTTTACAAGGCACATCGGCAAGCAACGAATCCAGACGCAACGAACACAACATATCCGAAAGCCAGTTAACAAGCATACCGCCGCCCCAGCCCAGCAACGCAAAAAATATTATCTTTGAGAACATGCAAATATTATACAGGCATAATGCACTAATGCCGAGATCATCGTATAATCTGCGCCATGCACAACCCGATTGTTTTACTAACCGATTTTGGCACACGCGATGCTTTTGTGGGCATTATGAAAGGCGTTATCGCCCGCATCAACCCCGCAGCCCGCATGATTGATCTCAACCACAATATTCCCCCCGGCGATATCGGCCGCGCGGCGCTCACTTTGTGGCAGGCGGCTGATTTCTTCCCAAAGGGCAGCATCTTTCTCAGCGTGATCGATCCCGGTGTCGGCACGCCGCGCCGGGCAATCATCGCCGACAACGGCACTTATCGATTTGTCGGGCCGGATAATGGCAGCTTTAGTTATGTGATGAGCGAAGATTCCCCCGCCTGGGAATTAGCCAATCCCCAATATATGCTCACATCCCCGGGGATGACCTTCCACGGGCGGGATGTTTTCAGCCCAGCGGCGGCACACGCCTCTTTGGGGGTATCCCCCTCGAGTTTTGGCCCGGCAGTGCCCAACCCGGTGAGGCTGCCCCCTCCCCGGCTGGAGATTACCCTCGAAGGCAGCATCCACGGCGAAATCTTGCATGCCGATCATTTTGGCAACCTGCTGACCAGCCTGGGCCAATTCACACACACCCCGGAAGGCCAACTACACTTAACGCCCTGGGCGAGTACAACCCCCAAACAAAACATCAACCCTGCACAATACCGCGTTCACCTCCCGGATGGCCGCCCCCTGCCCTGGGCCAAGACCTTTGGCGAAATTCCAGCCGGAACTTGCGCCGCGCTGATCGGCAGCACTGGATTAATCGAAATTGCCGCCAACCGGCACAGCGCCGCCGAACTGCTCAAACTGCGCGATGGCGACATCGTTACGATCAGGTCAATCTAAACAAGCCCACACCACAAGAAAAATAAATATTGATACGGAGATCAACATGGAACGCTTCATCATTCATGGCGGGAAGCCGCTCAACGGCGAAGTTATCCCTTCGGGAAATAAAAATGCAGCCCTGCCATTACTGGCCGCCTGCCTGCTGACCGAAGAACCAGTCATTTTGCATAACGTCCCTGAAATTCAGGACGTATTGTCTATGCGCAAACTAATCACAAGCCTGGGGGTAGAAATCACAACTATTGGCGATCATACCTGGCGCGTCCATGCCAAAGAGGTGCGCACACACGATCTCAACCCGGATGAGTGCCGCCGTATTCGGGCTTCGATCTTGCTGGCCGGACCAATGACGGCGCGCACCGGCGAACTGCATCTGCCCCCACCGGGCGGCGATGTGATTGGCCGCCGCCGCGTCGATACGCATATTTTGGCGCTTGAAGCGCTGGGCGCAGAGATCGAATACGATCGTGTTGAACGCGTTTTTCATTTTTCAGCGCAGGGTGGTTTGCACGGTAACGATATCTTGCTCGACGAGGCCAGCGTAACGGCTACTGAAAACGCCATCATGGCTGCGGCGACGGCGCAGGGTACAACAATTTTACGCAATGCCGCTTCTGAACCACACGTTCAGGAACTTTGCCACCTGATCAACACTCTCGGCGGCAAAATTAGCAATATTGGCTCAAATACGCTGACCATTGAAGGGGTTGCCAAATTAGGTAGCGGAGAATTTACAATCGGACCCGATTACCTTGAAGTAGTCAGTTTTATTGGCGCAGCCGTCGTAACGGGCGGATCCATCCGCATTCGCAATGCCGGGCCGCGCTACCTGGATATGGTGCGACTGGTCTTTCGCCGCCTGGGTGTGGTCTGGGAAGTGGATGGCGAGGATATTCTTGTTCCCGCAGAGCAAACTCTTGAAATTGAGCCTGATATCGGGGATGCCATCCCGAAAATTAACGTGATGCCCTGGCCCTCTTTTCCCACAGATTTAATGAGCATCGCTATTGTCGTCGCCACCCAGGCCCGCGGGACGGTGCTCTTTCACGACTGGATGTATGAGGGCCGCATGTATTTCACCGATAAGCTAACGGGGATGGGCGCGCAAATTGTCTTGTGCGATCCACATCGCTGCATTGTCCAGGGGCCAACGCAATTAATTGGCGAAACGGTGGATAGCCCGGATATTCGCGCCGGTCTGGCATTAGTGCTGGCCGCCCTGGCTGCCAATGGGCGTTCGAAGATACGCAATATAGGCCAGATCGATCGGGGCTACGAACGTATCGAGGAGAAATTACGCGGCCTGGGAGCCGATATTCAACGTGAATCCAGCTAACACAAAAAGAGCATGAGCCGCAAAGCGGTTCATGCTCTTTTTGTGTTAATTAAAAACAATTATTCGGCAGCCTGATTGGCAACCACGTTCAAGAATTGATCCAGCACATTGCGCAGCGTTGGCTCTGGCATGGCGCCTACCTGTTGGTGAACTACTTTTCCACCGGCCACAAAGAGCATCGTGGGGATGCCCTGAACGCCATATTTCATCGCCCATTCATTGTTTTCATCCGTATTCACTTTGGCTACGACGATTTTGCCTTCGTACTCTTTGGCAAGTTTATCCAGAATCGGCGCAACCATGCGGCACGGCCCGCACCAGGGGGCCCAAAAGTCAACCACTACCGGAAGCTCGGATTGCAAAACAGACTTCTCAAAAGCGGCATCGGTAACATGGATCGGTTCGTTAATCATTATGTCCTCCTGATCGAATAATCAGATTTTAGTATAGCTGTGAAATCACAGCGGGGGTTTTCGACATACAGTTTGGTTAGATGCAAAAAGGCGCATTCCGTTACATTCGATATTTCTAGCTTACGCTGGAATTGATTCACCAGGGGCCAAGATGCGATAGGAAGAAATAATTTGCGCCTTTGCGCCGAGCATGGCACTGGCCGAGCAGTATTTTTCTTCAGAAAGTGCAATGGCTTGCTCAATCGCTTTTTCGCTCAGGCCTTCCCCCCAGAGCCAATACTCAATCACAATTTCTGTATACACTTTGGGATGCTGATCGGCCCTTTTTCCACGTACGCGCACCTGGAGGTCATCCAAAGGCTGGCGCTTCTTTCCTAAAATCAGCGCTACATCCACACCGGTACAGCCTGCCAATCCGGTCAGCAATAACTCCATCGGAGAGATGCCCGGCTGCCCATCCAACTCACCCATTTGGACGCTGCCGCCTACCAAGTTTTTCCCGATAAAGGTGGTGTCGCCGCGCCACTCGGCAACAACTTCTTTCCAAAGGGCACTCATAACTTCAACTCCCGGGATAAATCAATTTCATTGCTCACTACATTTCTGCTTTCTGCGGGGAAGTATAGCATGGCAAAGTGTAATTGTCAGGTATAATCACGGGTATGAAATTTGACTTTGCTACCCAGCAAATTGGCAGCTATCAGGTTATGACGCAGGTTTATGAAGGGCCGCTGGATTTGCTGCTTCAATTGATCGAACAGTCTGAACTCGATATTACTAAACTAGCTCTGGCACAGGTGACAGACCAGTATCTGGCGTATATTCGCGCCATGCCCGAACAATCGCCCGAAGATGTTTCTGCCTTTTTGGTGATTGCTGCAAAATTGCTTCAAATTAAATCTGAGGCGTTGCTGCCGCGCCCACCCGCCCGCGAGGATGGCGAAGAAGACCCTGGCGAAGCGCTGGCCCGGCAACTTTTGGCATATAAACGCTATAAGGAAATTGCTAATATTCTTGAAGCGCGCGCATCTGAAGGCTTGCGCACCTACTTGCGCCTGGCAGCCCCTCCCACACTTCCGGCGCGCGCCGATTTTGGCGATTTCAGCCTGAACGATCTTTACAACTTAGCGGTTGAAGTCTTTGCTCAGGTTGATAATCGAACGCCCCTCGGGAAGGTAGTTTCAGCGCCAAGAGTGACGATCCGCGAAAAAATAGGGCATATCGTCCAACTACTGAAGCGCAGCCGACGAGCCACCTTTGGGGCGATTCTCGGAGAAAATCGTTCGCGCTTGGATGTTGTGGTCACATTTTTGGCGATGCTGGAATTGGTCAAGCGCCATTTTGTTAACGCCAATCAGGTGGGAATTTTCAGTGAAATCACCATTGAAACGGCTGATGAATGGAACGATGAACTTGACTTTGACCTGGAATTTGGGGAATAAGTAGCGGGCCAGGCGCTTGTCAGAAAGGGGAAATTTCGAAAGGGTCAAGCATACTTTACGAAATATTATGCTCCAATAACGGATCGTTGGCAATGGGTTCCAGACCGGCATCTTTCAATTGATTTCGCAATTTTTTGATAGCTTTTTTTAACTCAGCCATACGCACTTCTCTCCCGGCCATCAGACTGAGAATTTGTCGGTGTTTGTCCATCTCTTCCTGAAGTTGGGTTGTGCGTTCGGCGACTAATTCTTCCAGTTGATCGCGATGCCTGGCTAACTCTGCTTCTGTAAGCACTCGCCCGGTAATATCCAACGCTGTCGTGGCAAAATTGATTGTCGAATCAGCCGAATCAAGCGGGCTTGAACCCAGCAAAACATGAATAATCTCTCCATCCTTGCGCACAAAGCGCGTTTCCACTGCGCTGATTCCTTTTTCGCTAATCAGGCGCGCTTGTTCCTCGCCAACTGACTGGTAATCCTCATCACTACTATATAGAAATTTTGTGTTCCTCCCAAGAAGTTCATCTCTGGCATATCCGGTCAGCTCACAAAAGCACTCGTTCACATCGACAAATACTCGTTCAGCAATCAGACCAATACCAATCGGCGCCACCCGAAAAACGCCTCTCAGCTTGGCTTCGCTCTCTCGTAACGCATTCTCCGCTTTCTTGCGGTCAATTGTTTCCCATGCCAGTACAGCTAACCGCTGGATTGTGCTAATATCGTACTCATCATATTCTGTGGGCTTATTGCCCACGCCGAGAATGGCGACAATTTTCTCCCCGCGGAAAACCGGGACGACAAGTTCGCGCACTATCGGTGCATGGCCTTCGGGAAGTCCCTTCTTATATGGCAAACTGGCATAATCGTTATGGACAACGGGTTTACGCTTACGCACACAGTCCACCCACACTCCGGCATCCTCAATCGGATAATGCAAACTCACACCATCAGCATTACACAAATGCGCCAGAGTATTGGTTGACCAGGTCTGCAGCGCCAGCGTTTTTTGATCGGCTTCAACAAAGTGATAAAAACCGATCTCGCTGTTGGTTAATTTTTCGGCTTCGTCCAGGAAATTTTGTAATAGTTGGATTACGGTATGGTCATCCGCAAATTTAATCAGCCGCAATTGAGCGGCCTGCAATTCTTCATCCCGCTGACACACACTTCTCTTCCTCTCTAACTCAGCAATCCGCTGCCGCATGGCTTCCAAATCTGGTGAGAACCGGATTCCGCTCATTTGTGACCTTCCACTATCTTTTCGCTTGACTCAGCTTTCGTACATAATAGCACAAACCGATCTAATCTCGGATTTTTTTGTCAAAATAACCGGGTTCCAATAACGGATCATTGGCAATAGGCTCCATACCAGCATCAACCAATTGTTTGCGCAATTTTTTGATGGTCTTTTTTAACTCAGCCATGCGCACTTCTCTTCCGGCCATCAAATTAACAAGGGTTTGCAATTCTTTGGTCCGTTCCGCGACCCGTTTTTCCAACTCGGAGGCATGGTGTCGGGATGCCTCGTATAAACGAACATTCTCGATGGTTAGGGCAGCCTGGTTTGCCAGACTTTGATACATCTCAATTTCATCGGGTAAGAATTCACGCACGCCATTTGTAGATGCCAGAATCAAAGCACCCACAAGCCGCGCACCGGCCAGCAAGGGAATGTAAATGATTGAACACAACGACCTGAGTTCAACAACCTCGCATTCCGCCGTTGACAGACTCGTTTCAGATACATCTGCAATAATCACCGGTTTCCGAGATGAGAGCGCCTTGGCAATATGAGGATGTTCGGCCAGATTTGCACGCCGCAACTCTGCCGGGAAATTCTCTGGCAAAGGCGGTGTTGTCGCGCCTAAAAACAAAGATTCCTCATCGATAAGATAGATCGCCCCACTGCCTAAACCCCGAAGCTGGGTAGCGTATTTCGCAATCAATTGGAGGACGGATTCCATCTGCATAGTAGAGGCCAGCAATTGACTGACATCAAACAAAATCGATAAATCATCCNNNNNNNNNNNNNNNNNNNNNNNNNNNNNNNNNNNNNNNNNNNNNNNNNNNNNNNNNNNNNNNNNNNNNNNNNNNNNNNNNNNNNNNNNNNNNNNNNNNNCCCAGCAATTTCGTCGAGTCCGGAAAACCCCGCCCGGCAAGCAGATGTAAGTAACCTTCACGTCTTAAAAACAGGGCTGCGCTGTCGTAGGCAATCACTACTGCCAACCCATCCAGAATGCCTTCCAGTACTTCCTTCATATCTAATCTG is a genomic window containing:
- a CDS encoding SAM-dependent chlorinase/fluorinase, which codes for MHNPIVLLTDFGTRDAFVGIMKGVIARINPAARMIDLNHNIPPGDIGRAALTLWQAADFFPKGSIFLSVIDPGVGTPRRAIIADNGTYRFVGPDNGSFSYVMSEDSPAWELANPQYMLTSPGMTFHGRDVFSPAAAHASLGVSPSSFGPAVPNPVRLPPPRLEITLEGSIHGEILHADHFGNLLTSLGQFTHTPEGQLHLTPWASTTPKQNINPAQYRVHLPDGRPLPWAKTFGEIPAGTCAALIGSTGLIEIAANRHSAAELLKLRDGDIVTIRSI
- the trxA gene encoding thioredoxin, yielding MINEPIHVTDAAFEKSVLQSELPVVVDFWAPWCGPCRMVAPILDKLAKEYEGKIVVAKVNTDENNEWAMKYGVQGIPTMLFVAGGKVVHQQVGAMPEPTLRNVLDQFLNVVANQAAE
- the murA gene encoding UDP-N-acetylglucosamine 1-carboxyvinyltransferase yields the protein MNMERFIIHGGKPLNGEVIPSGNKNAALPLLAACLLTEEPVILHNVPEIQDVLSMRKLITSLGVEITTIGDHTWRVHAKEVRTHDLNPDECRRIRASILLAGPMTARTGELHLPPPGGDVIGRRRVDTHILALEALGAEIEYDRVERVFHFSAQGGLHGNDILLDEASVTATENAIMAAATAQGTTILRNAASEPHVQELCHLINTLGGKISNIGSNTLTIEGVAKLGSGEFTIGPDYLEVVSFIGAAVVTGGSIRIRNAGPRYLDMVRLVFRRLGVVWEVDGEDILVPAEQTLEIEPDIGDAIPKINVMPWPSFPTDLMSIAIVVATQARGTVLFHDWMYEGRMYFTDKLTGMGAQIVLCDPHRCIVQGPTQLIGETVDSPDIRAGLALVLAALAANGRSKIRNIGQIDRGYERIEEKLRGLGADIQRESS
- a CDS encoding OsmC family protein, which encodes MSALWKEVVAEWRGDTTFIGKNLVGGSVQMGELDGQPGISPMELLLTGLAGCTGVDVALILGKKRQPLDDLQVRVRGKRADQHPKVYTEIVIEYWLWGEGLSEKAIEQAIALSEEKYCSASAMLGAKAQIISSYRILAPGESIPA
- a CDS encoding GAF domain-containing protein, translated to DDLSILFDVSQLLASTMQMESVLQLIAKYATQLRGLGSGAIYLIDEESLFLGATTPPLPENFPAELRRANLAEHPHIAKALSSRKPVIIADVSETSLSTAECEVVELRSLCSIIYIPLLAGARLVGALILASTNGVREFLPDEIEMYQSLANQAALTIENVRLYEASRHHASELEKRVAERTKELQTLVNLMAGREVRMAELKKTIKKLRKQLVDAGMEPIANDPLLEPGYFDKKIRD
- a CDS encoding segregation/condensation protein A, encoding MKFDFATQQIGSYQVMTQVYEGPLDLLLQLIEQSELDITKLALAQVTDQYLAYIRAMPEQSPEDVSAFLVIAAKLLQIKSEALLPRPPAREDGEEDPGEALARQLLAYKRYKEIANILEARASEGLRTYLRLAAPPTLPARADFGDFSLNDLYNLAVEVFAQVDNRTPLGKVVSAPRVTIREKIGHIVQLLKRSRRATFGAILGENRSRLDVVVTFLAMLELVKRHFVNANQVGIFSEITIETADEWNDELDFDLEFGE
- a CDS encoding SpoIIE family protein phosphatase, producing MEVQIAVSKVKKYATSTSGDTVEVIERPNGGVSVVMADGQSSGKGAKWVSSFVVRKIISLLAEGVRDGAAARAAADALHTERGGKVSATLNILSADLMSNTLVCTRNNPAPILLARDEEITILNEESESIGFYRNTRPVITQVELKPGLTVVIFTDGITHAGSRDGRSMDAVTCLQSTLDNDEDPSPQFVADTLLKHALKLDNGRPVDDISVVALRVVSTPDEATHDSSVMIRRMTVRLPLGP
- a CDS encoding GAF domain-containing protein; protein product: MSGIRFSPDLEAMRQRIAELERKRSVCQRDEELQAAQLRLIKFADDHTVIQLLQNFLDEAEKLTNSEIGFYHFVEADQKTLALQTWSTNTLAHLCNADGVSLHYPIEDAGVWVDCVRKRKPVVHNDYASLPYKKGLPEGHAPIVRELVVPVFRGEKIVAILGVGNKPTEYDEYDISTIQRLAVLAWETIDRKKAENALRESEAKLRGVFRVAPIGIGLIAERVFVDVNECFCELTGYARDELLGRNTKFLYSSDEDYQSVGEEQARLISEKGISAVETRFVRKDGEIIHVLLGSSPLDSADSTINFATTALDITGRVLTEAELARHRDQLEELVAERTTQLQEEMDKHRQILSLMAGREVRMAELKKAIKKLRNQLKDAGLEPIANDPLLEHNIS